From the Leucobacter tenebrionis genome, one window contains:
- the yajC gene encoding preprotein translocase subunit YajC translates to MALDPISILMFGLIAVLIFFMFRNGKKRQRAMQELQNGLRPGAEVMLQSGIYGTIESIDEEDNRATLRSGTTTIVVHRNAISQIVTPVEGADEAEPTSPAFAPDDDPEFGERLAKGAPDSTTDESRPAADAGDESDRPEGDDRTDGQTPRA, encoded by the coding sequence GTGGCTCTCGACCCGATCAGCATTCTCATGTTCGGACTCATCGCAGTTCTGATCTTCTTCATGTTCCGCAACGGCAAGAAGCGCCAGCGCGCGATGCAGGAACTCCAGAACGGTCTGCGTCCCGGCGCCGAGGTGATGCTGCAGTCGGGCATCTACGGCACCATCGAGTCGATCGACGAAGAGGACAACCGCGCGACCCTGCGCAGCGGCACCACGACCATCGTCGTGCACCGCAACGCGATCTCGCAGATCGTGACCCCGGTCGAGGGCGCCGACGAGGCCGAGCCGACCAGCCCCGCCTTCGCCCCCGACGATGATCCCGAGTTCGGCGAGCGACTCGCGAAGGGCGCCCCCGACAGCACTACCGACGAGTCCCGCCCCGCCGCCGACGCCGGCGACGAGTCCGATCGCCCCGAGGGCGACGACCGGACCGACGGGCAGACCCCCCGGGCCTGA
- the ruvB gene encoding Holliday junction branch migration DNA helicase RuvB, with the protein MTGELSPQASPSERGYEGALRPSTLSEFVGQSKVRRQLGLLLEAATMRQHTPDHILLAGPPGLGKTTLSMIVAAELDTPLHQTSGPAIQHAGDLAAVLSALTPGEVLFVDEIHRMARSAEEMLYLAMEDFKVDIMVGKGAGATSVPLELAPFTLVGATTRAGLLPNPLRDRFGFTAHLEFYSDDELASVVRRAARLLDFALSDQGVEEIARRSRGTPRIANRLLRRVRDYSLVHETPGDTPSVQAALALYDVDQHGLDRLDREVLRAVVERFGGGPVGLSTLAVSVGEESETIEAVVEPFLVRAGLLTRTPRGRVATRLGWEHVGMEPPAAPAGAPTLL; encoded by the coding sequence ATGACGGGGGAGCTGTCGCCCCAGGCTTCGCCGTCGGAACGGGGGTACGAGGGAGCGCTGCGTCCGTCGACCCTGTCGGAGTTCGTCGGCCAGTCCAAGGTGCGACGCCAGCTGGGCCTGCTGCTCGAGGCGGCGACCATGCGGCAGCACACCCCCGACCACATTCTGCTCGCGGGCCCGCCAGGTCTCGGCAAGACCACGCTCTCCATGATCGTGGCGGCCGAGCTCGACACGCCGCTGCATCAGACCTCCGGCCCCGCGATTCAGCACGCCGGCGACCTCGCCGCGGTGCTCTCGGCGCTCACCCCCGGCGAGGTGCTCTTCGTGGACGAGATCCACCGCATGGCGCGCAGCGCCGAGGAGATGCTCTATCTCGCCATGGAGGACTTCAAGGTCGACATCATGGTCGGCAAGGGCGCCGGCGCCACCTCTGTGCCGCTCGAACTGGCCCCGTTCACGCTCGTCGGCGCCACGACCCGGGCGGGTCTGCTGCCCAATCCGTTGCGCGACCGCTTCGGCTTCACCGCGCACCTGGAGTTCTACTCCGACGACGAGCTGGCGAGCGTGGTCAGGCGCGCGGCGCGCCTGCTCGACTTCGCGCTCTCGGATCAGGGCGTCGAGGAGATCGCTCGGCGATCCAGGGGCACGCCCCGCATCGCCAACCGTCTGCTGCGGCGCGTGCGCGACTACAGCCTCGTGCACGAGACGCCCGGCGACACCCCCAGCGTGCAGGCGGCGCTCGCCCTCTACGACGTGGATCAGCACGGCCTGGACCGGCTGGACCGCGAGGTGCTGCGCGCCGTCGTCGAGCGCTTCGGAGGGGGGCCGGTCGGCCTCTCGACGCTCGCCGTCTCGGTCGGCGAGGAGTCCGAGACCATCGAGGCGGTCGTTGAACCGTTCCTCGTGCGGGCGGGCCTGCTCACGCGCACGCCCCGGGGGCGCGTCGCGACCCGCCTGGGGTGGGAGCACGTCGGCATGGAGCCGCCCGCGGCTCCGGCAGGCGCTCCGACGCTGCTCTGA
- the ruvA gene encoding Holliday junction branch migration protein RuvA, which produces MIASIGGPVLASGAGWVVVGVGGIGMRVEVPSGRVSQASVGEEVSLQTSLVVREDSLTLFGFATQSELEVFGHLIAVSGVGPRSALGVLSALSPAEIARAVAAEDEKPFRKVSGIGPKTAKLIVVSLAGKLPELALDDDSSATAAADPAQLAADAVSEGLVGLGWSDADARQAVQDAREAGAPDDHAGLLRAALALLQAARGGTGARR; this is translated from the coding sequence GTGATTGCTTCGATAGGCGGGCCCGTGCTCGCATCCGGTGCCGGTTGGGTCGTCGTGGGTGTCGGCGGGATCGGCATGCGGGTGGAGGTGCCGAGCGGGCGTGTATCCCAGGCCTCGGTGGGAGAAGAGGTGTCGCTGCAGACGTCGCTCGTGGTGCGCGAGGACTCGCTCACGCTGTTCGGCTTCGCCACGCAGAGCGAGCTGGAGGTGTTCGGCCACCTCATCGCGGTCTCCGGGGTGGGGCCCCGCAGCGCGCTCGGCGTGCTTTCGGCGCTGAGCCCCGCGGAGATCGCCCGCGCCGTCGCCGCGGAGGACGAGAAGCCGTTCCGCAAGGTGTCGGGCATCGGCCCGAAGACCGCGAAGCTGATCGTGGTCTCACTGGCGGGCAAGCTGCCCGAGCTCGCCCTCGACGACGACTCCTCGGCCACCGCGGCGGCGGACCCCGCGCAGCTCGCGGCCGACGCGGTGAGCGAGGGCCTCGTGGGTCTCGGCTGGTCCGATGCGGATGCACGTCAGGCGGTGCAGGACGCGCGGGAGGCCGGAGCGCCCGATGATCACGCCGGTCTGCTGCGCGCGGCGCTCGCGCTGCTGCAGGCGGCTCGCGGCGGCACGGGGGCCCGCCGATGA